A region of Cardinium endosymbiont of Sogatella furcifera DNA encodes the following proteins:
- a CDS encoding transposase gives MLTITQERCKELYKQISSIKGLGNRTTMELIVATGGGHHFESAKQFSKYIGLAPTYEHSGSSVRKKGHINRHGNPGLRPLLYVASWSAIRFNKACKEFYERLKERGKPSKVALIAVANKLIRQVFAIMRDNTFYVDGHVSKLKVSS, from the coding sequence ATGCTTACTATTACACAGGAACGCTGTAAAGAACTCTATAAACAGATCAGTTCTATTAAAGGTCTTGGCAATAGAACGACTATGGAGCTTATCGTTGCCACTGGTGGCGGTCACCATTTTGAAAGTGCTAAGCAGTTCTCTAAATACATTGGGCTAGCGCCTACTTATGAACATTCAGGCTCATCGGTAAGAAAAAAAGGCCATATTAATCGTCATGGAAACCCTGGGTTGCGTCCTTTGCTCTATGTGGCGTCTTGGTCAGCTATACGCTTTAATAAGGCCTGTAAGGAATTTTATGAGCGCTTAAAAGAAAGGGGTAAGCCTAGTAAAGTGGCACTGATTGCAGTAGCTAACAAGCTTATTAGACAAGTATTTGCTATTATGCGCGACAATACTTTTTATGTAGATGGCCATGTATCTAAACTAAAGGTCAGCTCTTAG
- a CDS encoding sodium:solute symporter family protein, which yields MVSLNSPLLIIGAFLLLTLVVGLTSKQATTFRAYAVDTKRLSTVKLLATLLGTSFCGVSLLSPVEVCYSAGLSKVVLTFMRALTLWLTSLMWIRMAPFIQHLSIAGTIGSIYGKYPRIIVALLATCSAISVVKDQINAISTMITICLDSINPTVITVLATLTLMLYATLGGIRSVTNTDVLQCITFVIIIALIAKLMFEKIDNPTLDIVSFLHNQEKFKLSSLFHRDRQPLNLLFYIPFSCFIIADPGNIQRIYMCASPAQVKKVFLYGSLLYLVIMFFVCLIGLFVFAGNPTLSIPKIWPYIISNMPSCFKISVVICVLGMAMSTADSYLHLCSVMVAHDLMESIRGVKPISYLLQIRVAKLTALACGSLAMLIAIYSSGLLIDHRIAHALNIFDTIDGSIIPPLFILAVFGFRGTARTALIGIAIGILASLACNQWGFTIGFAARLTPAIANSLGMMAAHYLLPQPAGTGWVGLDAQQKRIQQLTKAFKRHKKILDLE from the coding sequence ATGGTATCGCTCAATAGTCCCCTTCTAATCATAGGTGCTTTTTTATTATTGACCCTGGTAGTAGGTCTAACGAGCAAGCAAGCGACCACATTTCGAGCATATGCTGTGGATACCAAACGCCTTTCTACCGTTAAGTTGCTGGCTACCCTATTGGGGACCTCATTTTGCGGTGTATCATTGTTATCTCCTGTAGAAGTGTGTTATAGTGCTGGCCTCTCTAAAGTTGTGCTTACATTTATGCGTGCGCTTACTTTATGGCTTACGAGTCTAATGTGGATACGTATGGCGCCATTTATACAACATCTTTCCATTGCAGGAACCATAGGCAGCATATATGGCAAATATCCAAGGATTATTGTTGCGCTATTAGCTACTTGTTCTGCCATTTCTGTTGTTAAAGATCAAATCAATGCCATCTCCACCATGATCACTATCTGTCTAGATAGCATTAACCCTACCGTCATCACCGTGTTGGCTACTTTAACGCTTATGCTCTATGCAACTTTGGGAGGCATTCGTTCGGTGACAAATACCGATGTGCTACAATGTATCACCTTTGTGATTATTATTGCGCTCATCGCTAAACTTATGTTTGAAAAAATAGATAACCCCACCTTAGATATTGTATCGTTTTTACACAACCAAGAAAAATTTAAACTAAGCAGCCTATTCCATCGTGATAGGCAACCATTGAATCTGCTGTTCTACATTCCATTTTCCTGTTTTATCATTGCTGATCCAGGAAATATACAACGGATCTATATGTGCGCTAGCCCCGCTCAGGTCAAAAAAGTTTTTTTGTATGGCAGTTTGTTATATCTGGTTATCATGTTTTTTGTATGTCTTATTGGTCTATTTGTTTTTGCCGGAAACCCAACGCTATCAATACCAAAAATTTGGCCATACATCATAAGCAATATGCCATCTTGTTTTAAAATATCTGTTGTCATTTGTGTATTAGGAATGGCGATGTCTACGGCTGATTCTTATTTACATCTCTGCTCAGTTATGGTTGCCCATGATCTGATGGAAAGCATACGCGGGGTAAAACCCATATCCTATCTGCTTCAGATTCGAGTGGCTAAGTTAACCGCACTAGCGTGCGGTTCGTTAGCTATGCTCATAGCTATTTATTCCAGTGGTCTATTGATAGATCATCGCATTGCACATGCGCTCAATATATTTGATACGATCGACGGTAGCATCATACCACCCCTGTTTATCTTAGCTGTGTTTGGTTTTCGGGGTACTGCTCGTACCGCTTTGATAGGTATAGCTATAGGTATATTGGCCAGCTTGGCCTGTAACCAATGGGGTTTTACAATAGGATTCGCGGCGCGTCTCACACCTGCAATAGCCAATAGTTTGGGTATGATGGCGGCACACTACCTTTTACCACAACCAGCAGGTACCGGATGGGTTGGATTAGATGCCCAACAAAAAAGGATACAGCAACTTACCAAAGCCTTTAAACGGCATAAAAAAATACTAGACCTAGAGTAG
- a CDS encoding AAA family ATPase: MDSKKGDKELKIADQQGYVPLSMQIPIGSADVKEMIAQKLYADKTSYITKLFKTNGIYYFFTRPRRFGKSLLLDTIDQIAKGNKELFKDCAIYRDKSYKWEKYPVIWLNFSELVSKERDLLEKELQYKLLEIANKYGVNELKAPSLSTKLGELINILGRLQEDYESTPIILIDEYDSPLISCEKEQYEAVLSVLSSFFKVLKARQKDCKLIFVTGVTKFHLSGLTSGANSANDISFHEDYAEILGYTEEDIDNLFLSKETIVKLILERLNRKKNQEEKYTFTQLKQALKDYYNGYCFTADKMVSVYNPDSILRFFYAKDFENSWFNSGSPTILLQQMKQNIDRFNIDWDKGSFPIDKMRFKLVHPSLHEMPLLPLMYQTGYLTMDLDPSHVEDKNNLAYYLKFPNQEVKSSLKLILSDFIVHSQQESGKICSVSILESLRKESWIPFLNVIRSSCLAKAGYRFLDKTERSFQGALYSFLNSAFHTTYNTWASAEIDSGIGRTDIVMEDQYNDQSTVYVFELKVDKPPSYALEQIHSKDYSIQYDLCYKKVLIGLKYDPVKLNITEAAIEVHQYDEKYTFKVMPRKNFAVNSVGYFQEIESKRMEV; the protein is encoded by the coding sequence ATGGATTCTAAAAAAGGAGATAAAGAGCTAAAAATAGCTGATCAACAAGGATACGTTCCACTAAGTATGCAAATTCCTATTGGCAGCGCTGATGTCAAAGAGATGATCGCGCAAAAATTGTATGCAGATAAAACGTCCTATATCACTAAACTCTTCAAAACGAATGGTATATATTACTTCTTTACAAGGCCACGTAGGTTTGGTAAATCTCTACTCCTAGATACCATAGACCAAATAGCGAAAGGGAATAAAGAATTGTTTAAAGATTGTGCTATTTATAGAGATAAAAGCTATAAATGGGAAAAATATCCAGTTATTTGGTTGAATTTCTCGGAATTAGTTTCTAAAGAGCGTGATTTACTGGAAAAAGAACTTCAATATAAGCTTTTAGAAATTGCAAATAAATATGGCGTCAATGAACTAAAAGCACCTTCACTTAGCACAAAACTAGGTGAGCTGATCAATATTCTAGGAAGGCTTCAAGAAGATTACGAATCTACTCCCATTATTTTAATTGATGAATACGACAGTCCACTCATTTCCTGTGAAAAAGAGCAGTATGAAGCAGTACTTTCTGTTCTTAGTTCGTTTTTCAAAGTTTTAAAAGCGCGTCAGAAGGATTGTAAATTGATTTTTGTAACAGGTGTAACTAAATTTCACCTATCTGGTCTTACCTCAGGAGCGAATTCAGCCAATGACATATCATTTCATGAGGATTATGCAGAGATTTTGGGGTATACGGAAGAGGATATTGATAACTTATTTCTTAGCAAAGAGACAATTGTTAAACTAATACTTGAAAGACTAAATAGAAAAAAGAATCAGGAAGAAAAGTACACGTTTACTCAACTAAAGCAAGCATTAAAAGATTATTATAATGGTTATTGTTTTACAGCTGATAAAATGGTCAGCGTTTATAATCCAGACTCCATACTAAGGTTCTTCTATGCGAAAGATTTTGAGAATTCTTGGTTTAACTCTGGCAGCCCTACCATTCTATTGCAACAAATGAAGCAAAATATAGATCGGTTTAATATAGATTGGGATAAAGGCAGTTTCCCAATAGATAAGATGAGATTTAAGCTTGTACATCCCTCTCTCCATGAAATGCCTTTGTTACCCTTGATGTACCAAACTGGATATCTTACGATGGATCTTGACCCATCTCATGTAGAAGATAAAAACAATCTAGCTTACTATTTAAAGTTTCCCAATCAGGAAGTAAAATCTTCTTTAAAGCTTATATTATCTGATTTCATTGTTCACTCACAACAAGAATCAGGGAAAATATGTAGCGTTTCTATCTTAGAATCTTTAAGAAAAGAATCATGGATTCCTTTTCTTAACGTCATTCGTAGCTCTTGTTTGGCCAAAGCAGGTTATCGTTTTCTAGATAAAACAGAAAGGAGCTTTCAGGGTGCTTTATATTCCTTTCTGAATAGTGCTTTTCATACCACTTATAATACATGGGCCAGTGCTGAAATAGATAGTGGCATAGGACGTACAGATATCGTTATGGAGGACCAATATAATGATCAAAGTACTGTTTATGTTTTTGAGTTAAAAGTAGATAAACCACCCTCATACGCTCTAGAGCAAATACATAGTAAAGATTATAGCATTCAATATGATTTATGTTATAAGAAAGTGCTTATAGGTCTAAAATATGATCCTGTAAAACTTAATATTACAGAAGCAGCTATTGAAGTACACCAATACGATGAAAAATATACTTTTAAGGTGATGCCACGTAAAAACTTTGCCGTTAATTCGGTTGGTTATTTTCAAGAAATAGAATCTAAAAGAATGGAAGTATGA
- a CDS encoding IS110 family transposase, translating to MLIAAKLAVSVVNPRQIKHFAKAMHHITKTDKVDAQLIALYGANMEPKSYQMPVASIQALKQQKTLLSQLKKQLTMSYNLLESF from the coding sequence CTGCTTATAGCAGCTAAGCTAGCTGTTTCAGTTGTTAATCCAAGACAAATCAAACACTTTGCTAAGGCAATGCATCATATAACTAAAACCGATAAGGTAGATGCGCAACTTATTGCTTTATATGGTGCTAACATGGAACCTAAATCCTACCAAATGCCTGTAGCAAGTATCCAAGCCTTAAAGCAACAAAAAACACTTCTTTCACAGTTGAAAAAACAACTGACGATGTCTTATAATTTGTTAGAGTCTTTTTAA
- a CDS encoding rhodanese-related sulfurtransferase, giving the protein MFKVATLYKFVPLHDLGLLQQQLQSICSALTGTLLIASEGINGTIAGPPDLLDHAMAQIAAIPSFNELWYQYSEAGHKPFRRLKVRLKKEIITMHQPEVQSMQLRGQYVLAADWNKTLDQAAVVVDVRNDYECRLGSFEGAINPKTTYFSQFPAFVENHLTAYKEQPIAIFCTGGIRCEKVSAYMLANGFKAVYQLSGGILQYLMHTHEAQSRWQGECFVFDERISLGHGLKKGNSLLCYGCRMPLTEADIDVDYQPGVRCKFCVKR; this is encoded by the coding sequence ATGTTTAAAGTAGCAACCTTATATAAATTTGTGCCCTTACATGACTTGGGACTACTACAACAGCAACTTCAATCTATATGCAGTGCGTTAACGGGTACACTGCTTATTGCCTCAGAGGGAATCAATGGTACCATTGCGGGCCCGCCCGATTTACTAGACCATGCGATGGCTCAGATAGCGGCTATCCCTTCGTTTAATGAGTTGTGGTACCAATATTCTGAAGCGGGTCATAAACCCTTTCGCCGTCTAAAGGTTCGGCTTAAAAAAGAAATCATCACCATGCACCAACCAGAGGTGCAATCTATGCAATTACGAGGTCAGTATGTCTTAGCTGCTGACTGGAATAAAACCCTGGACCAGGCAGCTGTTGTAGTGGACGTGCGCAACGATTACGAGTGTCGGTTGGGCAGCTTTGAAGGGGCCATAAATCCTAAAACAACCTATTTTAGCCAATTCCCTGCTTTTGTTGAAAACCATTTAACGGCCTATAAAGAGCAGCCCATTGCTATCTTCTGTACGGGAGGTATTAGATGCGAAAAAGTATCTGCCTATATGCTGGCCAATGGTTTCAAAGCGGTCTATCAACTCAGTGGCGGCATCCTACAATATTTAATGCATACCCATGAAGCGCAATCCAGATGGCAAGGCGAATGTTTTGTTTTTGATGAGCGGATATCCCTAGGCCATGGATTAAAAAAAGGCAATAGCCTACTTTGCTATGGCTGTCGTATGCCTTTAACAGAGGCAGATATAGATGTAGATTACCAACCTGGTGTGCGGTGTAAATTTTGTGTAAAACGATAG
- the dprA gene encoding DNA-processing protein DprA, with product MVPLTEKHYRVALSLVPGIGAVRLKKLLAYFGNAQAVFAAAHKGNSLIPYKIAQSITLSSSLAQVEKIFPLHEAEGIQLLTMEEHSYPQRLLELPDAPSILYYKGQARLNQQRVVTIVGTRQLTSYGQAAVTKFLEQLLPYKPLVVSGLAYGADIWAHRQALEMGLPTVAVLPTSLDQIYPTAHKKIALEMCKVSGGLLTEYPIGSGLGAHTFVARNRILAGLADVTIVIEAKEKSGALITAYYANNYHREVFALPGSIYSATSAGCHRLIKRNQAHLLTHIDDLVYIMNWQVHHQPQADPYANHLLTPSEQLVLNQLHEAIDPITVDALAHTTDLPPGTLQAALLSLELQGLLRALPGKRFTLAPIYKQ from the coding sequence ATGGTTCCCCTTACTGAAAAACATTACCGGGTGGCACTTTCACTGGTGCCAGGTATAGGCGCTGTCCGGTTAAAAAAATTATTAGCTTATTTCGGCAATGCCCAAGCGGTATTTGCAGCTGCACATAAAGGCAATAGTTTGATTCCCTATAAGATAGCCCAATCGATTACCTTAAGCAGTAGCTTGGCCCAAGTAGAAAAGATTTTCCCGTTACATGAAGCAGAGGGCATTCAACTGCTGACCATGGAGGAGCATAGTTACCCCCAAAGGTTGCTAGAATTACCAGATGCGCCCTCTATTTTGTATTATAAGGGACAAGCACGGTTAAACCAACAGCGGGTAGTGACCATTGTGGGTACTAGGCAATTAACTTCCTATGGACAAGCAGCGGTTACTAAGTTTTTAGAGCAATTACTTCCTTATAAGCCCCTTGTGGTCAGTGGTTTAGCCTATGGAGCAGATATATGGGCCCATAGGCAGGCATTGGAGATGGGGCTACCTACCGTAGCCGTATTACCCACCAGTTTGGATCAAATCTATCCCACGGCGCATAAAAAAATAGCCCTAGAGATGTGTAAGGTAAGTGGCGGTTTACTCACAGAATATCCCATAGGAAGTGGATTAGGCGCCCATACCTTTGTGGCACGCAATAGAATTTTAGCCGGTCTGGCAGATGTTACTATAGTGATTGAAGCTAAAGAAAAAAGTGGTGCCTTGATAACGGCTTACTATGCCAATAACTACCACCGGGAGGTTTTTGCCTTGCCGGGTAGCATCTATTCAGCTACTTCTGCAGGATGCCATCGATTGATTAAACGGAATCAAGCACACCTCCTCACCCATATAGATGATTTGGTCTATATCATGAATTGGCAAGTGCACCATCAACCCCAAGCTGATCCCTATGCCAACCATCTGCTTACCCCATCCGAACAACTGGTTTTAAACCAGCTGCATGAAGCTATAGACCCCATAACGGTTGATGCGCTTGCCCATACTACCGATTTGCCACCTGGCACATTACAAGCAGCATTATTGTCACTGGAATTACAAGGGCTATTGCGTGCACTACCAGGCAAACGCTTTACCTTAGCCCCTATTTATAAGCAGTAG
- the fabD gene encoding ACP S-malonyltransferase has protein sequence MKGYLFPGQGSQYIGMGRSLYPHSRQARQMFETADRIVGFDLTRMMLEGTQEALKTTTVAQPAVFLHAVATAFLSNTFRPAAVAGHSLGEIAALVAIEVMSFEEGLHLVSVRSKAMQKACQLCPGTMAAVLGMQDEVVEAICAEITKEVVVPANYNCPGQLVISGSQAGVALATEALIKAGARKVIPLQVEGGFHSPLMAHAQESVAAALSSIPFAKGICPIYQNVTGRPVHDPAVIKNNLLQQLVAPIYWTKTIHHMMEDGITAYIECGPGTVLQGLVRKIAPASMYVTRHLLESPVL, from the coding sequence ATGAAAGGCTATTTATTTCCTGGGCAAGGCAGTCAATACATAGGCATGGGCAGGTCGCTCTATCCACACAGTAGGCAAGCACGGCAAATGTTTGAAACAGCTGACCGAATAGTAGGTTTTGATCTGACGCGCATGATGTTGGAAGGTACACAGGAAGCTTTAAAGACCACTACGGTGGCACAGCCTGCTGTTTTTTTGCATGCCGTTGCGACTGCTTTTTTAAGTAATACCTTTCGTCCAGCAGCTGTGGCAGGCCATTCCTTGGGTGAAATAGCTGCCTTGGTCGCTATTGAAGTCATGTCATTTGAAGAAGGGCTCCATTTGGTATCAGTCCGCTCTAAAGCGATGCAAAAAGCGTGTCAGCTTTGCCCTGGTACCATGGCTGCTGTACTGGGTATGCAAGATGAGGTGGTGGAAGCCATCTGTGCAGAGATTACAAAGGAAGTAGTTGTACCGGCTAATTACAATTGCCCAGGGCAATTGGTGATTTCCGGTAGCCAGGCAGGTGTCGCATTGGCTACAGAAGCTTTAATCAAGGCGGGTGCGCGGAAAGTCATACCCCTACAAGTAGAGGGAGGGTTTCATTCTCCGCTGATGGCGCATGCCCAGGAAAGTGTGGCTGCAGCACTCTCATCTATTCCTTTTGCTAAAGGGATTTGCCCCATTTATCAGAATGTGACCGGACGCCCTGTGCATGATCCCGCAGTCATTAAAAACAACCTCCTCCAACAGTTGGTAGCACCTATTTATTGGACCAAAACCATTCACCATATGATGGAAGATGGGATTACGGCATATATAGAATGTGGGCCAGGAACGGTTTTACAAGGGTTAGTTCGAAAAATCGCCCCTGCGTCTATGTACGTAACCCGCCATCTACTTGAATCACCTGTCCTGTAA
- the fabG gene encoding 3-oxoacyl-[acyl-carrier-protein] reductase translates to MDLKGKKIFITGASRGIGQSIALKLAAAGGDIAFTYCGSDLETVQATEAALRALDVKVKCIHADASDFQATHQAIEDVVEVFGGLDVLVNNAGITRDNLLLRMSEADWNAVLNVNLKSVFNTVQAATKTFLKQRSGSIINISSIVGISGHAGQANYAASKAGMIGLTKSIALELGSRNIRANVIAPGFIATAMTDQLDTSLQKGWVDKIPLKRAGLPEDVANCALFLASDASSYITGQVIQVDGGLRT, encoded by the coding sequence ATGGATCTAAAAGGAAAAAAAATATTTATTACAGGCGCTTCACGAGGCATTGGCCAATCTATTGCCCTTAAATTAGCAGCAGCAGGGGGTGACATTGCTTTTACCTATTGCGGATCTGATCTAGAAACGGTTCAAGCTACAGAAGCGGCATTACGCGCCTTAGATGTGAAAGTCAAATGCATCCATGCAGATGCCTCTGACTTTCAGGCTACGCATCAAGCAATAGAGGATGTGGTAGAAGTATTTGGCGGACTAGATGTACTAGTTAATAATGCAGGCATCACTAGAGACAACTTACTACTACGTATGTCAGAAGCGGATTGGAATGCGGTATTAAATGTCAATTTAAAATCTGTTTTTAACACCGTACAGGCAGCCACCAAAACTTTTCTCAAGCAACGCAGTGGTTCTATTATCAATATATCTTCTATTGTAGGCATCAGTGGCCATGCCGGACAGGCGAATTATGCGGCTTCCAAAGCAGGTATGATTGGGTTGACGAAATCGATCGCTTTAGAGCTAGGCAGTAGAAACATTCGTGCGAATGTGATTGCACCAGGCTTTATAGCAACCGCTATGACGGATCAACTGGATACATCCCTACAGAAAGGCTGGGTCGACAAGATTCCTCTTAAACGTGCGGGACTTCCGGAGGATGTGGCCAACTGTGCGCTTTTTTTAGCTTCTGATGCATCAAGCTACATTACAGGACAGGTGATTCAAGTAGATGGCGGGTTACGTACATAG